The Ahaetulla prasina isolate Xishuangbanna chromosome 4, ASM2864084v1, whole genome shotgun sequence genome has a window encoding:
- the CDC6 gene encoding cell division control protein 6 homolog yields the protein MSIMPSTRSQSQSQKIIDFPKRKSVRTLQKSLEKKKGSHLDPATLPVSLSSSPKQILPLSPRKRLGDDNLCNVSHLLPCTPTKQSKKENGFPATSPSARTSLFGEHSGFRTPTKFSILVQSPVQRSQETPTTMKCYSLKKERVRTQLFKPEGTYYQQAKSLLHTAVPDQLLAREKETGVLQRFLLEHVCRKKPGSLYISGAPGTGKTACLNRALLDLKTELTGIQITVLNCMALRSSQAVFPAIAEQLGLAGAAKAAKGDVIRKLEKRLTSESASMALVVLDEMDQLDSKGQDVLYTVFEWPSLPNSRLILIGIANALDLTDRILPRLQTRPLCRPQLLNFPPYSKDQLASILQERLKKVSGEQVLDNAAIQFCARKVSAFSGDARKALDICRRAIEIVESDVKTQAILKQMPASDSSPVTSIKSHSKVAADSAVLKRVGLCHISQVISDVYGDRMATGNSYGDASSFPLQQKILVCSLLLLAKQQNTKEVNLGKLYEAYCRICQKQKVGPVDQSECLSLSALLESRGIVGLKKAKEARMSKVFLKIEEKDVEHALKDGILVGSILAGGL from the exons ATGTCCATCATGCCCAGTACCAGGTCACAGTCCCAGAGCCAAAAGATTATAGATTTTCCAAAGCGAAAATCAGTCAGGACACTTCAGAAATCATTAGAGAAAAAGAAGGGTTCCCATCTAGATCCAGCAACATTGCCAGTCTCTTTGTCGTCTTCCCCAAAGCAGATCTTACCTCTCAGTCCCCGCAAACGCCTAG GTGATGATAATCTTTGCAATGTTTCCCACTTGTTACCTTGTACCCCAACTAAGCAGAGTAAAAAAGAAAACGGCTTTCCAGCAACTTCCCCCAGCGCCCGGACTTCACTCTTCGGTGAACATTCAGGGTTCAGGACTCCCACCAAGTTCAGCATTTTGGTTCAGTCTCCAGTACAAAGGAGCCAAGAAACACCCACTACTATGAAGTGTTACTCTCTTAAAAAAGAGCGAGTACGAACTCAGCTGTTTAAGCCAGAAG gcaccTATTATCAACAGGCAAAGAGTCTCCTTCATACAGCTGTTCCAGACCAATTGCTTGCAAGGGAAAAAGAAACAGGTGTCCTGCAACGATTCCTCTTGGAACATGTCTGTAGAAAGAAGCCTGGAAGCCTTTATATATCTGGAGCCCCTGGCACTGGGAAAACTGCTTGCCTCAACAGAGCCTTGCTTGATTTGAAG ACAGAACTCACTGGGATTCAGATCACAGTCTTAAATTGTATGGCCTTAAGGAGCTCCCAAGCTGTCTTCCCAGCAATTGCCGAACAGTTGGGCCTGGCTGGAGCTGCCAAAGCAGCCAAAGGTGATGTCATCAGAAAGCTAGAGAAACGGTTGACATCAGAAAGTGCATCGATGGC TTTGGTTGTATTAGATGAGATGGATCAGTTGGATAGTAAGGGACAAGATGTTCTCTATACAGTATTTGAGTGGCCTTCCCTTCCCAACTCTCGGCTCATTCTCATTG GTATAGCTAATGCTCTGGATCTCACTGATCGCATCCTGCCTCGCCTGCAGACCCGACCTTTGTGCAGGCCACAGCTACTAAACTTTCCCCCATACAGCAAAGATCAGTTGGCTTCTATTCTCCAGGAACGCTTGAAGAAG GTGTCAGGGGAGCAGGTGTTGGACAATGCCGCTATCCAGTTCTGTGCTAGAAAAGTCTCTGCCTTCTCTGGGGATGCCCGCAAAGCACTGGACATCTGCAG GAGGGCCATTGAAATTGTGGAGTCAGATGTGAAGACCCAAGCTATACTTAAACAAATGCCTGCCT CTGATTCCAGTCCTGTGACCTCCATCAAATCTCATTCCAAAGTAGCTGCGGACTCTGCAGTGCTCAAACGAGTGGGCCTGTGTCACATCTCCCAAGTGATCTCTGATGTATATGGTGACCGGATGGCAACTGGTAACAGTTATGGTGATGCTTCTTCCTTCCCACTGCAACAGAAGATTTTAGTCTGTTCTCTATTGCTCTTAGCCAAGCAACAGAATACCAAAGAAGTTAACCTAGGAAAG CTGTATGAAGCCTACTGCAGAATTTGTCAGAAACAGAAAGTGGGACCTGTTGACCAATCAGAATGCCTCTCACTCTCAGCTCTTTTGGAATCTAGGGGCATTGTGGGACTCAAAAAGGCTAAAGAAGCACGGATGTCTAAG
- the WIPF2 gene encoding WAS/WASL-interacting protein family member 2, whose protein sequence is MPIPPPPPPGPPPPPTFSQANTEAPKLSRDEQRGRNALLQDICKGAQLKKVAQVNDRSAPILEKSKNGSSYNSTTSPLPTKVGLFQAGIPKLRPMGVKESSDNSSGKVLHQVPGGRSAAPRPPVCAISTRPQDDTENSRASPPELPRMQRPSLPDLSRPNSASGTGMKHSSSAPPPPPPGRRANAPLAPHSMHNSKAPSYNREKPLPPTPGQRLPGNRDGPPAPPPIKPPPSPVNIRSGPSSQNQSLVPPPPPYRQPPGVPNGPASPINESAPELPQRHNSLHRKAPGPGRGMAPPPPPSASPSLQNSRPPPPARDPPSRGAAPPPPPPMIRNGGRDAPPPPPPYRIHGSSDPMNRGKPPPPPTRTPVGPPPPPPPMRNGHRDSISTVRSYLDDFESKYSFHPVEDFPAPEEFKYFQRIYPSKTNRATRGAPPLPPVPR, encoded by the exons ATGCCAATACcaccacctcctccacctggaccTCCTCCACCTCCAACTTTCAGTCAG GCAAACACAGAGGCACCAAAATTGAGCAGAGATGAGCAGCGAGGGAGAAATGCTCTGCTACAAGACATTTGTAAAGGGGCCCAATTGAAAAAAGTGGCTCAAGTTAATGATCGCAGTGCGCCTATCCTTGAAA AATCCAAGAATGGCAGCAGCTATAATTCTACTACATCTCCCCTTCCGACAAAGGTGGGCCTTTTCCAAGCTGGTATCCCCAAACTACGACCCATGGGAGTAAAAGAGAGTTCAg acAACTCCTCTGGGAAGGTACTACATCAGGTTCCTGGGGGTAGATCAGCTGCACCCCGGCCTCCTGTGTGTGCTATCAGCACCCGACCCCAAGATGATACTGAAAATAGCCGAGCTTCTCCTCCAGAGCTCCCACGCATGCAGAGACCTTCATTGCCAGATCTTTCACGGCCAAACAGTGCTAGTGGCACTGGTATGAAGCATAGCTCTTcagccccaccaccaccccctcctGGACGGCGAGCTAATGCTCCTCTTgctccacattccatgcataatAGCAAAGCACCTTCCTACAACCGTGAGAAGCCATTGCCACCAACTCCAGGCCAAAGGCTTCCAGGAAATCGGGATGGACCACCAGCTCCTCCTCCCATCAAGCCACCCCCATCCCCAGTAAATATCCGGTCAGGACCAAGCAGTCAGAACCAGTCTTTGgtaccccctcccccaccttaccGACAGCCTCCTGGTGTCCCTAATGGCCCTGCCAGCCCTATTAATGAATCTGCTCCTGAGCTTCCCCAGAGACACAATTCCTTACATAGAAAGGCACCCGGTCCAGGGAGGGGTATGgcacctccccctcctccttcagcATCTCCTTCCTTACAAAATAGTCGCCCCCCACCTCCTGCCCGTGATCCACCAAGCCGAGGTGCAG ctccaccaccaccaccacccatgaTACGAAATGGTGGAAGAGATGCACCTCCACCACCTCCACCCTACAGAATACATGGGTCTTCAGATCCCATGAACCGTGGAAAACCACCCCCTCCTCCTACCAGAACACCAGTTGGaccaccccctcctcccccaccaaTGAGAAATGGACATCGGGACTCTATCTCtacagttaggtcttatttgg ATGACTTTGAATCCAAATACTCTTTTCATCCAGTTGAAGATTTCCCAGCTCCAGAAGAATTCAAATATTTCCAGAGAATTTATCCCAGCAAAACTAACAGAG CTACTCGTGGGGCCCCTCCTCTGCCTCCTGTACCTAGGTGA